The stretch of DNA GCCGCCTCGTTCCTGCTCGCCTGGGCCGCCGAGGCCGCCCAGAAGGACATCTCCGGCGCGCTCGCGATCGCGATCCTCGCCCTCATCGCCGTGCTGCCCGAGTACGCGGTCGACCTGTACTACGCGTTCCGCTCCGGGTACGACCCGTCGTACGAGCAGTTCGCCGCCGCCAACATGACCGGGTCGAACCGGCTGCTGCTCGGGTTCGGCTGGCCGCTCGTCGTGGTGATCTCGCTGCTCGTCGCCCGCCGGTACGTCCGTGCCGGGACCCTGCCGAGGTCGGCCACGAGGGTGCTGCAGCTCGAGCAGTCCTCGCGGCTCGACATCGGGTTCCTGGCGCTGCTGGCGGTCGTCGCGTTCCTCATCCCGCTGATGGGCTCGATCCCGCTGTGGTTCGGTTTCGTGCTGCTCGCCGCGTTCGTGGCGTACCTGTGGCGTGCCTCGCAGGCGCCGGACGACGGCGACGACGAGGAGATGGTCGGCATGGCGGGGAACATCGCGTCGATGCCGCAGCGTGCGCGCCGGTGGACGATCGTGGCCCTGTTCGTCGTGGCCGCCGCCGTCATCCTGTCGTCCGCGGAGCCGTTCGCCGAGGCCCTCGTCGCATCGGGCAGTGCCCTCGGCATCGACAGCTACTTCCTGGTGCAGTGGCTCGCGCCGCTCGCCACCGAGGCGCCCGAGTTCATCGTCGCCGCGCTCTTCGCGCTGCGGGGCATGGGCGGCGCGGCGATCGGGACGCTCATCGCGTCGAAGGTCAACCAGTGGTCGCTGCTCGTGGGCTCGCTGCCGATCGCGCACGTGCTCGGTGGCGGGACCTCGGGCGGACTGCCGCTCGACGGCCGGCAGGTCGAGGAGTTCGTCCTCACCGCCTCGCAGACCGTGCTCGGCGTGGCCATCATCATCGCGCTGCGCTTCCACCGGTGGTCGGCGATCGCCCTCGTGGCGCTGTTCGCGGTGCAGTTCGTGGTGACGGACACCAGCGGGCGGTGGGTGTTGAGCGGGGTGCACGTGGTCGCTGCGCTCGTGGTGCTCTGGATCAACCGGAGGGACATCGTGCCGACCCTGCGCGCGCCGTTCCGGCGGGCGGTGGTGGCCGGCGCGTAGCGGCCGCGGGGCGGCGACGGGGCGGCGTCGGGGCGGCCTGCGCCGCACGGCCGGGCCACCGGCTCGCCGCTTCCGGTCGCACGACGTGCCGTCGGCGGGCGTTCCGGTCGCACGACGTGCCGTCGGCGGCGGAGGTGAGCGGCACGTCCTGCGACCAGGTCGTCGGGTCTGGAGGCGCGGGGCGGGCTCGCACCGGGCCTCCCGTCCGGTGGGTGCGCCGTCGGCGCTACCGGCTCGCCGGTTCCGGTCGCACGACGTGCCGTCGGCGGCGGAGGTGAGCGGCATGTCGTGCGACCAGAACAGCGCT from Curtobacterium sp. SGAir0471 encodes:
- a CDS encoding sodium:proton exchanger, which encodes MIDTASVRAAESGAPTARMGRSAWGRIAICVVIALPAVVFRLTGFAPNPVVDLLVFGGAVVAASFLLAWAAEAAQKDISGALAIAILALIAVLPEYAVDLYYAFRSGYDPSYEQFAAANMTGSNRLLLGFGWPLVVVISLLVARRYVRAGTLPRSATRVLQLEQSSRLDIGFLALLAVVAFLIPLMGSIPLWFGFVLLAAFVAYLWRASQAPDDGDDEEMVGMAGNIASMPQRARRWTIVALFVVAAAVILSSAEPFAEALVASGSALGIDSYFLVQWLAPLATEAPEFIVAALFALRGMGGAAIGTLIASKVNQWSLLVGSLPIAHVLGGGTSGGLPLDGRQVEEFVLTASQTVLGVAIIIALRFHRWSAIALVALFAVQFVVTDTSGRWVLSGVHVVAALVVLWINRRDIVPTLRAPFRRAVVAGA